One genomic region from Siniperca chuatsi isolate FFG_IHB_CAS linkage group LG18, ASM2008510v1, whole genome shotgun sequence encodes:
- the cops4 gene encoding COP9 signalosome complex subunit 4 — translation MATEVRQELAQLMNSSGSHKDLAAKYRQILDKAIQYTDADQLESLKAFVEAMVNENVSLVISRQLLTDFCTHLPNLPDATAKAVYHFTLEKIQPRVISFEEQVASIRQHLATIYEKEGDWRNAAQVLVGIPLETGQKQYNVDYKLDTYLKIARLYLEDDDPVQAEAYINRASLLQNESSNEQLQIHYKVCYAKVLDFRRKFIEAAQRYNELSYKSIVHETERLEALKHALNCTILASAGQQRSRMLATLFKDERCQQLATYGILEKMYLDRIIRGNQLQEFAAMLMPHQKATTADGSSILDRAVIEHNLLSASKLYNNITFEELGALLEIPPAKAEKIASQMITEGRMNGFIDQIDGIVHFETREPLPTWDKQIQSLCFQVNNLLEKIRQAAPEWAAQAMETQMTQ, via the exons ATGGCGACCGAAGTGAGGCAGGAGCTTGCACAGCTGATGAATTCAAGTGGCTCTCATAAAGATCTAGCTGCCAA ATATCGACAAATTTTGGACAAGGCCATTCAGTATACAGATGCAGATCAACTGGAATCCTTGAAGGCCTTTGTTGAAGCAA TGGTCAATGAAAATGTCAGTCTTGTCATCTCGAGACAACTGCTCACTGACTTCTGCACACATCTGCCCAACCTGCCTGACGCCACCGCTAAAGCCGTGTATCACTTTACCTTGGAAAAGATTCAGCCGCGGGTCATCTCCTTTGAGGAACAA GTAGCCTCAATCAGACAGCACTTAGCAACCATTTATGAAAAGGAGGGAGACTGGAGAAATGCTGCCCAAGTCTTGGTTGGTATTCCCCTGGAAACAGGACAGAA GCAATACAATGTTGACTATAAGTTGGATACATACCTGAAAATTGCCCGTCTCTACCTAGAGGATGATGATCCAGTGCAGGCGGAGGCCTACATCAACAGAGCCTCCTTGCTTCAGAATGAGTCCTCTAATGAACAGCTGCAGATACACTATAAG GTGTGTTATGCCAAAGTCTTAGACTTCAGGAGGAAGTTCATTGAAGCTGCACAAAGATACAACGAGTTGTCTTATAAGTCAATTGTCCATGAGACTGAACGTCTGGAGGCACTGAAACATGCCCTGAACTGTACCATACTGGCCTCTGCAG GCCAGCAGCGCTCCCGTATGTTGGCCACTCTCTTTAAGGATGAGCGTTGTCAGCAGCTGGCTACCTATGGTATTCTGGAGAAGATGTACCTGGACCGTATTATCAGAGGAAACCAGCTGCAGGAGTTTGCTGCCATGTTGATGCCCCATCAGAAAGCCACCACAGCGGATG GCTCCAGCATCCTTGACAGAGCTGTGATTGAACACAACCTCCTGTCTGCTAGCAAACTCTACAACAACATCACTTTTGAAGAACTAGGAGCACTGTTGGAAATCCCCCCTGCAAAG GCTGAGAAAATTGCTTCCCAGATGATCACTGAAGGTCGCATGAATGGCTTCATCGACCAGATAGATGGCATTGTACACTTTGAGA CCCGTGAACCCCTTCCTACCTGGGACaaacagatccagtctctgtgTTTCCAAGTCAACAACCTCTTAGAAAAGATCCGTCAGGCTGCTCCAGAGTGGGCTGCGCAGGCTATGGAAACCCAGATGACCCAGTAA
- the LOC122865622 gene encoding placenta-specific gene 8 protein-like isoform X1, with the protein MPRIILIMAVTNQPGRYEPSDFQTGLCDFCDDCGTCCYGLLCYPCLGCSIASDMDECCLCGLSMPIRSVYRTRYNIKGSLCNDFMVVWCCPICTTCQLKRDIDRRKEQGIF; encoded by the exons ATGCCT AGAATTATCCTGATCATGGCTGTGACCAATCAACCAGGCAGATACGAACCCTCTGACTTCCAGACCGGCCTGTGTGATTTCTGCGATGACTGTGGAACTT GCTGCTATGGTCTGTTGTGCTACCCGTGCCTCGGCTGCTCCATTGCCAGTGACATGGACGAGTGCTGCCTGTGTGGTCTGAGCATGCCCATCCGCAGCGTCTACAGGACCAGATACAACATCAAA GGGTCACTGTGTAATGACTTTATGGTGGTCTGGTGCTGTCCAATCTGTACCACCTGCCAACTGAAGAGAGACATTGACCGCAGGAAGGAGCAAGGCATTTTCTGA
- the LOC122865622 gene encoding placenta-specific gene 8 protein-like isoform X2, translating into MAVTNQPGRYEPSDFQTGLCDFCDDCGTCCYGLLCYPCLGCSIASDMDECCLCGLSMPIRSVYRTRYNIKGSLCNDFMVVWCCPICTTCQLKRDIDRRKEQGIF; encoded by the exons ATGGCTGTGACCAATCAACCAGGCAGATACGAACCCTCTGACTTCCAGACCGGCCTGTGTGATTTCTGCGATGACTGTGGAACTT GCTGCTATGGTCTGTTGTGCTACCCGTGCCTCGGCTGCTCCATTGCCAGTGACATGGACGAGTGCTGCCTGTGTGGTCTGAGCATGCCCATCCGCAGCGTCTACAGGACCAGATACAACATCAAA GGGTCACTGTGTAATGACTTTATGGTGGTCTGGTGCTGTCCAATCTGTACCACCTGCCAACTGAAGAGAGACATTGACCGCAGGAAGGAGCAAGGCATTTTCTGA